The genomic DNA GCAAGCTCATATTGTAAGGGTTTACCAACGTCTGGATTTTCGATGATCTTCTCAACAATTTTTTATTTTTACCTGTAACCCCTTATCCCGGATCTTTTTAAGACACCTTTTGAATTCTTCAGTGTATTCTATCTGCATGTTATTCCCAGATACTATCGAGATCATCCGGACTGGAAATGGAATGGGTCCTTCCGGCAAGAACGTCTTCTCTTGAACGCTGAATCTGCTCCATTAAATCCGGCGTATTAAGAATTTCAATCGTTTCAATAACCTCTTCAAATTCTGATTGTAATCGTTTCAGTCTTGAAAATGCCTCTGAACTGATTATGACGGGTCCTGGTGTGGTTTCGTCCATATTCTTTCCTAGTTACTGAATTGATCAATTGGGAATTTATAGGTAATATTGAACCAGATCACTGCCCGCATCGCGAAGATCAAAACTGATGCTCTCCCTATATTCATTTTTCAAAAAGCCAGCAGAGATAAGAATTTTTCTCACTCGTGGACATCAATGAATGACATATAAGCATCCGGGCACCATCATCCGGAGCATTTGACACACCCATTGCAAACATTCTTGCAAATGAAGCCCTTGAAACAGCCATAAGGGGAACCGCCTCCCACGACAGTTCAGAGGATGGATTCAGGATCACCCTCAAGTGCCATGCAGCATCCGGGGCCTGGTCAATAACCCCTTTGAGCTCGTTCGCCTCAGCGAGCTTTCCGATGATCTGATTGATCTTATCCCCTATCTCCGGATTTCCCTTAAGAGCAACCATGTCGGAGAAACTCCCACCAGAAGGAACTTCGATTAATGCCTTCTTATCTCCGGCATATTTATCCGACACATACTTGACGAAGAGGAGGACGAGCACATAATCTTTGTATTGGGATGCATCCATACCTCCCCGGAGTTCATCGCAACTCTTCCACAGTGAGTTATAAAGTTCTGATTTTTAACCATTGAGGAAAATTTCAAGTTCCACCATAATAAATATCCTATATGGAAGTCGGGAAGGTAGCAGATAATGGACACATCTTCATCCCTTTACCATTAAGAAAAAAATATAATCTTAATGATGGGGACACGATACTCCTGGAAGAACGTGAAAATGGCCTTTTGCTCATACCCTGCTCGAAACTATCTGTGCTCATGGGTGCATATAATGAAGACGGACTATTGGACGATCTGGAAAAATTAAGAAAACAGGAACGTTCTTTGGTATGAATTATCTTTTTGATACACATGCACTCATCACCTTATTTCACAACGAACCAGGTCATGAAATAGTTCAATCGATCTTTGAGGAGATAGAGAATGGAAAGGCAGATGGTTTTATTTCAACCGTTACACTAACCGAATTGAAGTACCTCTATTTTAAAAGATTTGGAGAAGATGAGTCAGAAAAACGTTTACATCCTATCCTCACTTCTAATCTTACAATAATTCCGGTAACAATTTCAATTGCCCTGTCGGCTGGATCCATCAAAAAAGCAGGTATTTCGCTAGCAGATGCCATTATTGCGTCAACTGCCCGGGAAATTCAGGCTGTAGTTGTAACTGGTGACACACATTTCTCTGAAATGGGAATTGAGATGAAAAAATACATGTGAAGCCTAGTCATAAACCGATATATAATAATAGGTAAATACGATTCATCAGGTCCAAGGGATATCATCGTTATGGCGTTCAAAACCAGAACCTTGAAAGACCAGTTTGTTGACGTCAACAAAATGTTTTTAAATCCTGTATTTTGTATTTTACCTGTTTCAAGGCTTATTTCACACTTTCCACTCTCAGATAGTGACACCATTTAGTATATGGTTGTTCTCCTCTCTCATACCACAACCCCCATCCACTTCAGATGCCCCTTGGTGGTATTGTCCTTCTCCTGCAGGTAGATGGTAAGAGCATTCGGATCCGCATTCGCCCCTTTCAGAATAAGCGATCCGGACCCTCCTGTCGGATCATAGATGGTCTGACCCCGTTTCGTCTCCGAAGTAATCCCGATGACCTTTGCCATGATCCGGGAGATCTCCGAGGGCGTGAAGAAGTTCCCTTTACTCTTCCCCGAATCTTTAGAAAAGTTGCTGATCAGGTATTCATAGGCATCACCAGGGGGATCGTCACATTCCGCCCGGTTGGAAATGAAATCAAGATCAGGGTTCTCGTATATCGCGATGAGTTTTGTGAACCGGTCTACCTTCTCCTTCCCTCTCCCCAGTTTGTCATCAAAGTTAAAATCAGACTTGTCATCCCATACGACTTCAATCATTCAGGTCAGTCCAAAGCTCCTTAAAACCTCCTGATTGAACATTCCCTGATGCAACATTGGATAAAGCTTCTTTAGCTCGTAATGCCAGGGCATTTCGTTTCCTGTCCCGTATCCTGCTCTGGACAACTGAAATAAGGTACTCCTGGTCATCCATTCCAGGTTCATCTATTTCATCAAGAATAACATCACGTGCTGGCATATACCTCTATGAGATCGACTTTACTATAGATGTTACGTACGGGATATAAAGCATACCTGACCCACTTGAAATCACGGGGATCTTATTACGACGAATCGGTTAAAAATGAAACTTAGGGTTTTTTTCAACATGTCCTTAGCCATTAAGCCCTAAAGAAAACCCTGCCCAACCGAAAGGCTTAGCCATTGTGAGATCGGAATTTTCCAGACAGATCGTGATTCCTGTCATCAATACCCTCTGATAACCTGGAACAACCCAAAAGCTCTGAACTCTTCATATACCTTTGATATTTTCACACCAGCGTTTTACAAACCCAACCAAACCTGATTCAGACCATCCTATTCCCATTTTTTCACCTCAATTTTTAACCACCTCTATCCTGCCATCGACCTTGTATGGTCACACCCGTGACAGGAGAAAAACAATGGCAGATTTTGTCGCAAAGTCAACCGTGAAA from Methanospirillum hungatei JF-1 includes the following:
- a CDS encoding type I restriction-modification system subunit M N-terminal domain-containing protein; this encodes MWKSCDELRGGMDASQYKDYVLVLLFVKYVSDKYAGDKKALIEVPSGGSFSDMVALKGNPEIGDKINQIIGKLAEANELKGVIDQAPDAAWHLRVILNPSSELSWEAVPLMAVSRASFARMFAMGVSNAPDDGARMLICHSLMSTSEKNSYLCWLFEK
- a CDS encoding AbrB/MazE/SpoVT family DNA-binding domain-containing protein; translated protein: MEVGKVADNGHIFIPLPLRKKYNLNDGDTILLEERENGLLLIPCSKLSVLMGAYNEDGLLDDLEKLRKQERSLV
- a CDS encoding type II toxin-antitoxin system VapC family toxin translates to MNYLFDTHALITLFHNEPGHEIVQSIFEEIENGKADGFISTVTLTELKYLYFKRFGEDESEKRLHPILTSNLTIIPVTISIALSAGSIKKAGISLADAIIASTAREIQAVVVTGDTHFSEMGIEMKKYM
- a CDS encoding N-6 DNA methylase, producing the protein MIEVVWDDKSDFNFDDKLGRGKEKVDRFTKLIAIYENPDLDFISNRAECDDPPGDAYEYLISNFSKDSGKSKGNFFTPSEISRIMAKVIGITSETKRGQTIYDPTGGSGSLILKGANADPNALTIYLQEKDNTTKGHLKWMGVVV